One segment of Zonotrichia leucophrys gambelii isolate GWCS_2022_RI unplaced genomic scaffold, RI_Zleu_2.0 Scaffold_317_59995, whole genome shotgun sequence DNA contains the following:
- the LOC135441506 gene encoding class II histocompatibility antigen, B-L beta chain-like, translated as MFQRMTKSECYFSNDTEKVKYVQRSIYNRDQFIKFNSDVGHFVGFTRYGEKLAKRWNSNAVFMEDRRTAVDWFCRCWYKNFTPFITERRVSPSVSISLVPPSSSQPGPGRLLCSVMDFYPAAIQVRWFQGQQELSEHVVATDVVPNGDWTYQLLVLLETPPRCGLSYSCQVEHVSLEQPLRRHWEMPPDAARIKILMGIGGFVLGLVFLALGLGFSLRKKSS; from the exons ATGTTCCAGAGGATGACAAAGTCCGAGTGTTACTTCAGTAACGACACGGAGAAGGTGAAGTACGTCCAGAGATCCATCTACAATCGCGATCAGTTCATAAAGTTCAACAGCGACGTGGGGCACTTTGTGGGGTTTACCCGCTATGGGGAGAAGTTGGCCAAGCGCTGGAACAGCAACGCGGTATTCATGGAGGACAGACGGACTGCGGTTGACTGGTTCTGCCGGTGCTGGTACAAGAACTTTACCCCGTTCATCACGGAGCGCCGAG tgtcccccagcgTGTCCATCTCGCTGGTGCCCCCCTCgagctcccagcccggccccggccgcctgCTCTGCTCCGTGATGGATTTCtaccctgctgccatccaggtGAGGTGGttccagggccagcaggagctctcGGAGCACGTGGTGGCCACCGACGTGGTCCCCAACGGGGACTGGACCtaccagctgctggtgctgctggaaaccCCCCCCCGGTGCGGGCTCAGCTACAGCTGCCAGGTGGAGCAcgtcagcctggagcagcccctgaggcGGCACTGGG AGATGCCGCCGGACGCCGCCCGCATCAAGATATTGATGGGGATTGGGGGCTTCGTCTTGGGCTTGGTCTTCCTGGCGCTGGGGCTCGGCTTCTCCCTGCGCAAGAAG agctcctga